The following proteins come from a genomic window of Drosophila sulfurigaster albostrigata strain 15112-1811.04 chromosome X, ASM2355843v2, whole genome shotgun sequence:
- the LOC133847457 gene encoding NADH dehydrogenase [ubiquinone] 1 alpha subcomplex subunit 13: protein MATAVPHVPPKQDLPPPGGYKKIPFARVPPKSYFTGFSMIGTYLVATIGGLGIYYLTAKKVKRDEIEMRSAENVIFPLLIAERDREFLRQLRRNRDEEADLMKNVPGWEVGTWYGEPVYKTLPEDTLVSPHFREFYAHADWKSTAKRANLKLWS from the exons ATGGCGACGGCCGTGCCGCATGTGCCCCCTAAACAGGATTTACCACCACCCGGTGGCTACAAGAAGATTCCCTTTGCTCGTGTGCCACCCAAAAGTTACTTCACTG GCTTTTCCATGATTGGCACCTATCTGGTGGCCACCATTGGCGGCTTGGGCATCTATTATTTGACAGCCAAAAAGGTGAAACGCGATGAGATTGAAATGCGTTCGGCCGAAAATGTGATTTTCCCACTGCTGATTGCAGAGCGTGATCGCGAATTTTTGCGTCAATTGCGTCGCAATCGTGACGAGGAAGCCGACCTCATGAAGAACGTCCCCGGCTGGGAG GTGGGCACCTGGTATGGTGAGCCAGTGTACAAGACGCTGCCTGAAGATACTTTGGTATCGCCCCATTTCCGGGAGTTCTATGCACATGCCGACTGGAAATCGACAGCAAAGCGAGCCAATTTGAAGCTCTGGTCGTAA